In Numida meleagris isolate 19003 breed g44 Domestic line chromosome 3, NumMel1.0, whole genome shotgun sequence, the following are encoded in one genomic region:
- the ZNF292 gene encoding zinc finger protein 292 isoform X1, with protein MADEEAEQESGSPGGDLLELRRLRERLLELETGLRESAEPAVQAATEYCKQLCQTLLEYAEKWKTSEDPLPLLEVYTVAIRSYVKARPYLTSECENVAFVLERLALSCIELLLCLPLDLPESKWEEFQAFVQVAHKNLMENGSPELHILTTLTQEKGVWKNPVLCGILSQEQLDPDKVNEFLVFEGPVLLDMRIKHLMKTKQLTQATALAKLCSDHPEISAKGNFKQTYLVCLCSGSPNEKLMEEIAEVDCKDALEMICNLESDGDEKSALILCAAFLSRQLQQGEMYCAWELTLFWSKLQQRVEPSIQVYLERCRQLSVLTKTVYHIFFLIKVINSEIDGAGLATCIELCVKALRLESSENTDVKISICKTISCLLPDDLEVKRACQLSEFLLEPTVDAYYAVEMLYNQPDQKYDEENLPIPNSLRCELLLVLKTQWPFDPEFWDWKTLKRQCLALMGEEASIVSSIDELNDSEVYEKVEDCQEENKETSMNGFAGSFDEATSLLKGIRDEKQKKREIKKLRERGFISARFRNWQAYMQYCVLCDKEFLGHRIVRHAQKHYQDGIYSCPICAQNFNSKENFVPHVTLHVKKSSKERLAAMKPLRRLGRPPKIATTNENQKTNSVSKQEQRPIKKNSLYSTDFIVFNDNDGSDDENDEKDKPYVPEIVPVQKPLPVNEFTCPVTFCKKGFKYFKNLIAHAKGHKDNEEAKRFLEMQSKKVICQYCRRHFVSVTHLNDHLQMHCGSKPYICIQMKCKAGFNSYAELLTHRKEHQVFRAKCMFPKCGRVFSEAYLLYDHEAQHYNTYTCKFTGCGKVYRSQNELEKHTEEHNKQPEEVQQPEGQTNQSDLSQPSKVNESTDGVAVKEESASAPADSQSSFTEGENYVWNEIKAEPVGNESVNTSPSILQQSDSLSNAAPEEAAAGSVKTEVAIPVSSVKVLAVNEKIRDNFVRRGKLAATTSKVDTTKSAAQQLCSTVDSCLPVFQERKDENCLSQSQNIQNISVSSNTLKPEALESKSLEGQVNIVNTLSVQNQAGYRNSVPISKLEIEDSIKAAANLYNLPLKTLESITFIPSQPSINNSLVPSVTPAAPVQKFSCQVEGCTRTYNSSQSIGKHMKAAHPDQYATFKMQRKNKKPRKSSNLQNVANDGKIVCLMPSQVGNPNGAAFTAQNKTNLNPTCSTQAQHLSSTLFPTHLENLTNPMLPVVESVVNPSLSTRIKSEPESVLCSQMENLSGVTLPSQLEDLAKRVMPLNIDGGSDPFLPLPAENGPMSLFPSPSENAPSSVFSQLENSTNNFSSQLEGNSSSTFPKEETIDQLFPSRVNNENNFNETGSQHPTSEKVKKDRGRGPNGKERKPKHNKRAKWPAIIRDGKFICSRCFRVFTNPRSLGGHLSKRSYCKPLEGSEISAEALQANGQSLLASMILSSNSLSLQQPQESTFNPELCFKDPAFLQLLASENRSAALLQTMFPRASVPNFNTSGNEEGNQIIKQALETAGISRTFDNTEVLPHVVTTSCVTGTTQINAAVLPNSTMSPLLQTVCNPSTLLTDQNRTLNTKIPSVNECKSLPVFATDDLMLKTIENGLGSSSFSNAVAAAQTFAGNTSRVSVINTPNNSVSNNSNKKGTSASKRKRKATTPLLAPNIAQKVAVNNITTVGLLAKSTEGNMQTQGDNFQSNLLTNCDSQAVAENLTQKLNNADNQLFMASIKENFKTNLETRTTLTVKAENGDSQMMATNSCVQINSEEQISEDNVIQNFEKTLEIIKSAMNSQILEVKTEVQDAGTASGQNLQVNNTQTSSGNCSNSVLLPAHTQFAVCAGNVTAAKTNSTQSETSQKVDNQILEILEGLQKLKLENDSSIQVSESVSQCPPADSLAPAVPVVPTENKPLVQMSSETIIHFSDKVNKPFVCQNQGCNYSAMTKDALFKHYGKVHQYTAEMILEIKKHQLKYAPFKCVVASCPKTFTRNSNLRAHCQLVHHFTTEEMVKLKIKRPYGRRSQNEIVNAASQPVEINLQTLITENKTAALLDKEGQIKEALEPVNVLEKLLPEKNIPERLETPPQVVSIPLEQHNAATFDNEQAKVRKVRRHRKEKEERKRRKPVTKPLEFPTRYSPYRPYRCVHQGCFAAFTIQQNLILHYQAVHKSDLPAFSAEVEEENEPGKEERDETETKPTIREFRCEMSDCSRIFQEVPSLIQHYVKLHNMTPEQIRNMKPAQEAGRFSCDQSQCKSSFTVYFNYVTHLETDHGVKIRPNKVEDDGVFKCDCEGCDRIYATRSNLLRHIFNKHNDRHKDHLIRPRRLTPGQENISSKANQEKPVKSKQRGLKNKSGKESSRLSEKAKRKKNVNLENKNSKAMQIQENKAYSLKRGKHVFSIKARNEALSECTSRFVTQYPCMIKGCSSVVTSESNIIRHYKCHKLSKAFTSQHRNLLIVSKKHSVSEVKETPCEQEETDKKIEAEGAEPSSLASNNDSSTSPSPQKETEKGEKDEVDELTELFITKLINEDCSSAENQAKISSSVNSDSQETSSCPSEKQKSNNLKRASKEKNVSQNKRRRTEKTEEVLPAEVSNLHREEETAVAIQTAEEQPAAFDWSSFKPMGFEVSFLKFLEESAVKQKKNTERDHHSSGTKKGSHSNTRKSNEKTSLATSNSVSWSSSGTETFVQFANPSQLQCCDNVKIVLDKTFKDCTERALKQLQEMRPTVSLRRLDEHWENDPEVKAAKERKGNEKGNQN; from the exons ATTGCAGAAGTAGATTGCAAAGATGCTCTAGAAATGATCTGTAACCTAGAATCTGATGGAGATGAGAAAAGTGCTCTAATTTTATGTGCAGCTTTTTTATCTCGCCAACTTCAGCAAGGAGAGATGTACTGTGCCTG GGAACTGACTCTTTTCTGGAGTAAGCTGCAGCAAAGGGTAGAGCCTTCTATTCAAGTGTATCTAGAGAGATGCCGTCAACTTTCTGTGTTAACTAAGACTGTTtatcacattttcttcctgatcAAAGTAATTAATTCAGAG ATTGATGGTGCTGGACTTGCAACCTGCATTGAACTGTGTGTGAAAGCCTTGCGCTTGGAATCcagtgaaaatacagatgtaaaGATATCTATTTGCAAGACTATCTCCTGTTTGCTTCCAGATGATTTGGAGGTTAAACGTGCTTGTCAGTTGAGTGAATTTCTTCTTGAACCCACTGTGGATGCATACTATGCTGTTGAAATGCTCTATAATCAGCCTGATCAGAAGTACGATGAAGAGAATCTTCCAATACCAAATTCATTGCGCTGTGAGCTCTTACTTGTACTGAAAACTCAGTGGCCTTTTGATCCAGAATTCTGGGACTGGAAAACTCTAAAGCGTCAGTGTCTGGCATTGATGGGAGAGGAAGCATCCATTGTGTCATCAATAGACGAACTCAATGATAGTGAAGTTTATGAGAAGGTTGAGGATTGCcaagaagagaataaagaaacTTCTATGAATGGGTTTGCTGGCAGTTTTGATGAAGCTACGAGCCTTCTTAAAGGTATCagagatgaaaagcagaaaaagagagaaatcaaaAAACTCAGAGAGAGAGGATTCATATCAGCTAGATTTAGGAACTGGCAAGCTTATATGCAGTATTGTGTGTTATGCGATAAAGAATTCCTAGGTCATAGAATAGTTAGGCATGCTCAAAAACATTATCAAGATGGAATTTACAGTTGCCCTATTTGTGCCCAGAATTTTAATTCTAAAGAAAACTTTGTTCCCCATGTAACTTTGCATGTTAAAAAATCCAGCAAAGAGAGACTGGCTGCTATGAAACCGCTGAGACGATTGGGAAGACCTCCTAAAATAGCAACTACCAACGAGAATCAGAAAACCAATTCTGTATCCAAACAGGAGCAGCGACCTATTAAGAAGAACAGTCTCTATTCAACAGACTTCATTGTATTTAATGATAACGATGGCTCTGATGATGAAAATGATGAGAAAGATAAACCATATGTACCAGAGATAGTGCCAGTTCAAAAGCCACTACCTGTTAATGAGTTCACTTGCCCTGTAACATTTTGTAAAAAAGgctttaagtattttaaaaacctaATAGCACATGCAAAGGGGCATAAGGATAATGAAGAAGCTAAGCGTTTTctagaaatgcaaagcaaaaaagtGATTTGTCAGTACTGTAGACGACATTTTGTAAGTGTTACTCACCTGAACGATCATCTACAAATGCACTGTGGCAGCAAGCCTTATATCTGCATACAGATGAAATGTAAGGCTGGTTTTAACAGTTACGCTGAGCTGCTAACTCACAGGAAGGAACATCAAGTCTTCAGAGCAAAGTGCATGTTTCCTAAATGTGGGAGAGTGTTTTCTGAAGCCTATTTACTGTATGATCATGAAGCACAACACTATAATACCTATACCTGCAAATTCACAGGCTGTGGAAAAGTGTATCGTTCTCAGAATGAACTGGAAAAGCATACTGAAGAACACAACAAGCAGCCTGAAGAAGTGCAACAGCCTGAAGGCCAGACTAATCAGTCTGATCTTAGTCAACCTTCTAAAGTTAATGAAAGTACTGATGGAGTTGCTGTTAAAGAGGAATCGGCATCTGCTCCAGCTGACAGCCAGAGTAGTTTTACTGAAGGAGAAAACTACGTCTGGaatgaaatcaaagcagaacCGGTAGGGAATGAAAGTGTAAATACATCCCCAAGTATACTGCAGCAAAGTGATTCCTTGTCTAATGCTGCTCCGGAAGAGGCTGCTGCAGGTTCAGTGAAGACAGAAGTAGCGATTCCAGTGAGCAGTGTTAAGGTGCTTGCGGTTAATGAGAAGATCCGAGATAACTTTGTAAGAAGAGGTAAATTGGCTGCTACTACCAGTAAAGTAGATACTACTAAATCTGCAGCCCAGCAATTGTGCTCAACAGTAGATTCTTGTCTTCCagttttccaagaaagaaaggatgagAATTGTCTCAGTCAGTCTcagaatattcaaaatatttctgtgagtTCAAACACACTAAAACCAGAAGCCCTTGAATCAAAAAGCTTAGAAGGGCAAGTAAACATTGTAAATACACTTAGCGTGCAGAATCAGGCAGGATACCGAAACAGTGTTCCCATTTCCAAACTTGAAATTGAAGACAGTATTAAAGCTGCAGCAAATCTATATAACCTACCTTTAAAAACTTTAGAAAGTATTACATTTATTCCATCACAGCCTAGCATAAATAATTCTTTAGTTCCATCTGTGAcaccagcagccccagttcAGAAATTTAGTTGTCAGGTTGAGGGGTGTACTCGAACATATAACTCATCACAGAGCATTGGCAAACATATGAAGGCAGCGCACCCTGATCAGTATgctacttttaaaatgcaacgTAAGAATAAGAAACCACGAAAATCCAGCAATTTACAAAACGTGGCAAACGATGGAAAAATCGTCTGTCTGATGCCATCGCAGGTGGGCAATCCCAATGGTGCTGCTTTTACTGCGCAGAACAAAACTAATTTGAATCCCACCTGTTCCACTCAAGCACAACACCTTTCAAGTACGCTTTTCCCAACTCACTTAGAAAATTTGACTAATCCTATGTTGCCTGTAGTGGAAAGTGTCGTAAATCCAAGTTTGTCTACTCGTATTAAAAGTGAGCCTGAAAGTGTTTTATGTTCACAAATGGAAAATCTGTCTGGTGTAACCTTGCCTTCCCAGTTGGAAGATCTGGCAAAAAGAGTTATGCCTCTGAATATTGATGGTGGTTcagatccttttcttcctttgcctgCAGAGAATGGTCCAATGTCTCTTTTTCCTTCGCCGTCAGAGAATGCCCCAAGTTCAGTCTTCTCACAACtggaaaacagcacaaacaacTTTTCGTCACAACTAGAAGGAAACAGCAGTTCCACTTTCCCAAAAGAGGAAACTATTGATCAGTTGTTTCCTTCACGAgtgaataatgaaaataacttcaatGAAACTGGTTCTCAACATCCAACttcagaaaaggtgaaaaaggaCCGTGGCCGGGGTccaaatgggaaagaaaggaagccaAAACATAACAAGCGGGCAAAATGGCCAGCAATAATTAGAGATGGTAAATTTATCTGTAGCAGGTGTTTCAGAGTTTTTACTAATCCTCGATCACTTGGTGGTCACTTATCTAAGAGGTCGTATTGTAAGCCTCTTGAAGGATcagaaatttctgcagaagCTCTGCAAGCTAATGGTCAGTCTTTACTTGCCAGTATGATTCTTTCCTCAAATTCATTAAGCTTGCAGCAACCCCAGGAGTCTACCTTCAATCCAGAATTGTGTTTTAAAGATCCAGCGTTCCTGCAGTTGCTTGCATCTGAAAATCGTTCTGCGGCCTTACTGCAGACCATGTTCCCACGGGCCAGTGTGCCTAACTTTAATACCAGTggaaatgaggaaggaaatCAAATTATAAAACAAGCTTTGGAAACTGCAGGCATCTCACGTACCTTTGATAACACAGAAGTACTTCCACATGTAGTTACAACAAGTTGCGTCACTGGTACAACTCAAATAAATGCAGCTGTTCTCCCCAATTCAACCATGTCACCTCTGTTGCAGACGGTCTGCAACCCAAGTACTCTGCTAACAGACCAAAACAGGACCCTCAATACCAAAATTCCTTCTGTAAATGAGTGCAAGAGTTTGCCTGTTTTTGCAACAGATGACTTAATGCTAAAGACAATTGAAAATGGCCTGGGCTCTAGCTCATTTTCTAATGCTGTTGCAGCAGCACAAACCTTTGCAGGGAACACTTCACGAGTTTCAGTTATAAATACTCCCAATAATTCAGTATCAAATAACTCAAATAAGAAGGGAACCAGTGCttcaaagaggaagagaaaagcaactaCACCCTTACTTGCACCTAACATAGCACAGAAAGTAGCAGTAAATAATATAACAACAGTGGGACTTCTAGCCAAAAGCACTGAAGGAAACATGCAAACACAGGGAGATAATTTTCAGTCCAACTTGCTAACAAATTGTGATTCTCAAGCAGTGGCAGAAAATCTCACACAGAAACTCAATAATGCTGACAATCAGTTATTCATGGCCAGTATCAAAGAGAACTTCAAAACAAACCTTGAGACTCGTACAACGTTAACAGTGAAAGCTGAGAATGGGGATTCCCAAATGATGGCTACAAATTCTTGTGTGCAGATCAATTCGGAGGAGCAGATTTCAGAAGACAATGTTATTCAGAACTTTGAAAAAACccttgaaataattaaaagtgCCATGAATTCACAGATACTTGAGGTGAAAACTGAAGTTCAGGATGCTGGCACTGCTTCGGGACAGAACTTGCAAGTAAATAACACACAAACTTCTTCAGGAAATTGTTCAAATAGTGTGCTGTTACCTGCTCACACACAGTTTGCAGTGTGTGCAGGGAATGTCACTGCTGCAAAGACTAACTCTACTCAGTCTGAAACATCTCAAAAAGTTGATAATCAAATACTGGAAATTTTGGAGGGCTTGCAAAAACTGAAACTAGAAAATGATTCATCCATTCAGGTCTCTGAGAGTGTTTCCCAGTGTCCTCCAGCAGATTCTTTAGCACCAGCAGTTCCTGTTGTAccaactgaaaacaaaccactCGTCCAGATGTCTTCAGAAACGATTATTCACTTTAGTGACAAAGTTAATAAGCCTTTTGTGTGTCAGAATCAAGGTTGCAACTATAGTGCGATGACAAAAGATGCGTTGTTTAAACACTATGGCAAGGTTCATCAGTATACTGCAGAAATGATACTGGAAATCAAGAAACATCAACTGAAGTACGCCCCATTCAAGTGTGTTGTTGCTAGTTGTCCAAAGACATTTACACGAAACTCTAATCTCCGAGCACACTGCCAGCTTGTACATCACTTTACAACAGAGGAGatggtaaaattaaaaattaaaaggcCTTATGGCAGAAGATCTCAAAACGAAATTGTAAATGCAGCCTCGCAACCTGTTGAAATAAATTTGCAGACActaataacagaaaacaaaactgcagctctgttgGACAAAGAAGGTCAGATAAAGGAAGCTCTAGAGCCTGTAAATGTCTTGGAAAAGTTActaccagagaaaaatattcctgaaagACTGGAAACACCTCCCCAGGTGGTTTCCATTCCATTGGAGCAGCATAACGCAGCCACTTTCGATAATGAACAGGCAAAAGTACGCAAAGTTAGGAggcacaggaaggaaaaagaggagagaaaacgTCGGAAGCCCGTAACAAAACCTCTGGAGTTTCCTACTAGATACAGTCCTTACAGACCGTATCGGTGTGTCCACCAGGGCTGCTTCGCGGCGTTTACAATTCAGCAAAATCTAATTCTTCATTATCAGGCTGTGCACAAATCAGACCttcctgccttctctgctgAAGTGGAGGAGGAGAATGAGCCAGGTAAGGAGGAACGTGATGAGACTGAAACCAAACCCACCATCAGAGAATTCAGGTGTGAGATGAGTGACTGCTCCCGAATATTCCAGGAGGTTCCTAGCTTAATACAGCATTACGTGAAGCTTCATAACATGACCCCTGAGCAAATCAGAAACATGAAACCAGCTCAAGAGGCAGGAAGATTTTCGTGTGATCAGTCTCAGTGTAAGTCTTCGTTTACAGTGTATTTCAACTACGTTACGCATCTTGAGACAGATCACGGTGTTAAGATAAGGCCAAACAAGGTAGAAGACGATGGTGTATTCAAGTGTGACTGTGAGGGCTGTGACCGTATTTATGCTACTAGATCTAACCTCCTAaggcatatttttaataaacataatGACAGgcataaagatcatctaatcaGACCCAGAAGGCTGACGCCGGgtcaggaaaacatttcaagtaAAGCAAACCAGGAGAAACCAGTGAAGTCCAAACAGAGaggactgaaaaacaaatcGGGAAAAGAAAGTAGCAGGCtctcagagaaagcaaaacGAAAGAAAAACGTtaacttggaaaacaaaaattcaaaagcaatgcaaattcaggaaaataagGCTTATTCACTGAAACGTGGAAAGCATGTGTTTTCTATAAAGGCTAGAAATGAGGCATTATCTGAGTGTACAAGCAGATTTGTAACTCAGTATCCATGTATGATAAAAGGATGTTCTTCTGTAGTTACAAGCGAAAGTAATATCATAAGACATTATAAATGTCACAAGTTGTCCAAGGCCTTTACTTCGCAGCACAGAAATCTTCTCATTGTATCTAAAAAGCACTCTGTGTCAGAAGTAAAGGAAACACCTTGTGAGCAAGAGgaaactgacaaaaaaattGAGGCGGAAGGGGCAGAACCAAGTTCGTTAGCAAGCAATAATGATTCAAGCACATCGCCATCACcacaaaaagaaactgagaaaggTGAGAAGGATGAAGTGGATGAACTGACAGAACTCTTCATTACTAAACTGATTAACGAGGATTGTTCAAGTGCtgaaaatcaagcaaaaatatCTTCCAGTGTAAATAGTGACTCGCAGGAGACCAGCTCCTGCCcctcagagaagcaaaaatcaaacaacttaaaaagagcaagcaaagaaaaaaatgtatctcagaataagagaagaagaactgaaaaaacagaGGAGGTGCTGCCTGCTGAAGTGAGTAACCTGCACCGGGAGGAAGAGACTGCTGTCGCTATTCAGACAGCTGAAGAGCAACCTGCAGCTTTTGACTGGAGTTCATTTAAGCCTATGGGTTTTGAAGTTTCATTCCTCAAGTTCCTCGAAGAGTCTGCtgtgaagcaaaagaaaaacactgaaagagacCACCATAGCAGCGGAACCAAAAAAGGATCTCATTCAAACACACGAAAATCCAACGAGAAGACCTCCTTAGCAACAAGTAATAGTGTCAGTTGGTCATCTTCTGGAACTGAAACCTTTGTACAGTTTGCCAATCCATCACAGCTTCAGTGTTGTGATAATGTAAAGATAGTTTTAGACAAGACGTTTAAAGACTGCACTGAGCGTGCATTGAAGCAACTTCAGGAAATGAGACCTACTGTCAGTTTGAGAAGACTTGATGAACACTGGGAAAACGATCCAGAAGTTaaagctgcaaaagaaagaaagggtaATGAAAAGGGCAATCAAAACTGA